The following are encoded in a window of Cydia strobilella chromosome 1, ilCydStro3.1, whole genome shotgun sequence genomic DNA:
- the LOC134746524 gene encoding dynein light chain Tctex-type 1, whose translation MEVKECSDLTEENQFIVDDVSKIIKEAIESSIGGTAYQHNKVNQWTSAVVESCLGQLTKLQKPYKYIVTCTIMQKNGAGLHTASSCFWDNNTDGSCTVRWENKTMYCIVSVFGLGI comes from the exons ATGGAAGTTAAAGAATGCAGTGATTTAACTGAAGAA AATCAATTCATCGTAGACGATGTGAGTAAAATCATCAAAGAAGCAATCGAGAGCTCTATTGGAGGGACTGCCTATCAGCACAACAAAGTCAATCAATGGACGTCGGCGGTTGTAGAATCATGTTTGGGTCAACTGACGAAGCTACAAAAGCcttataaatatatag TGACTTGCACAATAATGCAGAAGAATGGTGCGGGTTTGCACACAGCTTCATCCTGCTTCTGGGACAACAACACCGATGGATCCTGCACTGTGCGCTGGGAGAACAAGACAATGTATTGTATTGTCTCTGTCTTTGGACTTGGCATCTAA